Proteins encoded within one genomic window of Streptomyces kaniharaensis:
- a CDS encoding helix-hairpin-helix domain-containing protein — MPRLNDQVQELLQEYADLINITGGDAFRARAYEKAARAVGGHPEDVAGLDVKGLQQIPGVGKSTAEKVAEYTATGRITALETLRAKIPSGVREMMAVPSVGPKRALALYRDLGIASVDELADAIRSDKLSEVAGFGERSGEKILHGIELMRQSGGRTLLDTATELAEQIVAALSDVPGCTRCAYAGSLRRMRETVGDIDVLATAADSEPLMAALTELPYVAEVIASGPTKTSVLTDQGVQVDLRVVPEEDWGAALVYFTGSKAHNIKLRTMAVRAGLKLSEYGLFEVDGDAKNGGAKGGGAKGGGAKAAAKAAKATKGDGTKVVSATEEEVYAALDLPWIAPPLREDRGEIEAALRGELPDLVQESDLRGDLHTHTDLTDGLASLEEMIDTAAARGYSYFAVTDHAPDLVMQRMTDEKMLAQREQLHRLADRHKKLRLLHGTELNIGPDGGVDWPPEFLAGFDLCVASVHSHFNLDRAAQTHRLVRACENPYVHVIGHLTTRRIGRRGPIDVDLDAVFAAAARTGTAIEINSSPQRLDLRDEDILRAKRHGARFSIDSDAHATPHLAYPRFGVGTAQRAWLTTEDVVNTWTWQRLKHFLRKDALR; from the coding sequence ATGCCCCGGCTCAACGACCAGGTGCAGGAGCTCCTCCAGGAGTACGCCGACCTGATCAACATCACCGGCGGGGACGCGTTCCGGGCCCGCGCCTACGAGAAGGCCGCCCGCGCGGTGGGCGGTCACCCCGAGGACGTCGCCGGGCTGGACGTCAAGGGCCTCCAGCAGATCCCCGGCGTCGGCAAGTCCACGGCCGAGAAGGTCGCCGAGTACACCGCCACCGGGCGGATCACCGCCCTGGAGACGCTGCGCGCCAAAATCCCGTCCGGCGTACGGGAGATGATGGCCGTACCCAGCGTCGGGCCGAAGCGCGCCCTGGCCCTCTACCGCGACCTCGGGATCGCCTCCGTCGACGAGCTCGCCGACGCGATCCGCTCCGACAAGCTGTCCGAGGTGGCCGGGTTCGGCGAGCGCAGCGGTGAGAAGATCCTGCACGGCATCGAGCTGATGCGGCAGTCCGGCGGGCGCACCCTGCTCGACACCGCGACCGAACTGGCCGAGCAGATCGTCGCCGCGCTGTCGGACGTCCCCGGCTGCACCCGCTGCGCGTACGCGGGTTCGCTGCGCCGGATGCGCGAGACGGTCGGCGACATCGACGTGCTCGCGACCGCCGCCGACTCCGAGCCCCTGATGGCCGCGCTCACCGAACTCCCGTACGTGGCCGAGGTGATCGCGAGCGGGCCGACCAAGACCTCCGTCCTCACCGACCAGGGCGTGCAGGTGGACCTGCGGGTCGTCCCGGAGGAGGACTGGGGCGCGGCGCTCGTCTACTTCACCGGCTCGAAGGCGCACAACATCAAGCTGCGGACGATGGCCGTACGGGCCGGGCTGAAGCTGTCCGAGTACGGCCTGTTCGAGGTCGACGGCGATGCGAAGAACGGCGGTGCGAAAGGCGGCGGTGCGAAAGGCGGCGGTGCGAAAGCCGCCGCGAAAGCCGCGAAGGCCACGAAGGGCGACGGCACCAAGGTGGTGTCCGCGACCGAGGAGGAGGTGTACGCGGCGCTCGACCTGCCGTGGATCGCGCCGCCGCTGCGCGAGGACCGGGGCGAGATCGAGGCCGCCCTGCGCGGTGAACTCCCGGACCTGGTCCAGGAGTCGGACCTGCGCGGAGACCTGCACACGCACACCGACCTGACCGACGGCCTGGCCAGCCTGGAGGAGATGATCGACACCGCGGCGGCCCGCGGCTACTCCTACTTCGCCGTCACCGACCACGCGCCCGACCTCGTGATGCAGCGGATGACGGACGAGAAGATGCTCGCCCAGCGCGAGCAGCTGCACCGACTCGCCGACCGGCACAAGAAGTTGCGCCTGCTGCACGGCACCGAGCTGAACATCGGCCCCGACGGCGGCGTGGACTGGCCGCCCGAGTTCCTCGCCGGCTTCGACCTCTGCGTGGCCTCGGTGCACTCGCACTTCAACCTCGACCGCGCGGCCCAGACCCACCGGCTGGTCCGCGCCTGCGAGAACCCGTACGTGCACGTCATCGGCCACCTCACCACCCGGCGGATCGGCCGCCGCGGCCCGATCGACGTCGACCTGGACGCGGTGTTCGCCGCCGCCGCCCGCACCGGCACCGCGATCGAGATCAACAGCTCCCCGCAGCGCCTCGACCTGCGCGACGAGGACATCCTGCGGGCCAAGCGCCACGGCGCCCGCTTCAGCATCGACAGCGACGCCCACGCCACCCCGCACCTGGCCTACCCGCGGTTCGGCGTCGGCACGGCGCAGCGGGCCTGGCTCACCACCGAGGACGTCGTCAACACCTGGACGTGGCAACGCCTGAAGCACTTCCTCCGCAAGGACGCGCTCCGCTAG